The segment TAACACGGTCCTTCTCGCTCAAATCTGCGGCTTCGACCGCCTTTTCCAGCACAGATCTATCCCTGAGAAAATTCTGCCCCAGCGATTTATTGATCTCCAAATCGTATTTTCTTATAAGCTCCAGGGTGCGCTCAGGCGCCACCCGCTCATAAAGCCCGGAGCAGGGATCATCGTCATCTTTCAAGTCAGATTTAAACCTCCTCCTCTATCTAATTATATCTTCAGTTCGGCTCAGGTTCAAGCTGAACTGTTCAAAATAAGGATACTCTCCATATATCCTGTTTCGAAAAATTTCGAGCATCACTTTTGCTTTATATCTTCCAGCCATTATTGTCATGATAGCTATATTATACCTATCTTATACAATATATATCAACTGATAAAAGGAAGAACACAAAATATTATTTTTTCAGCTGAGTGTGACAAGACCTTTTTTGAGAGCAGTAATCACAGCCTGCGTACGGTCATTCACATCGAGCTTGCGCAGCAAATTGCTGACGTGATTTTTGACCGTCTTTTCGCTGATATAAAGCTCTTCGGCTATCCTGCGGTTGCTCATACCCCGCGCCAGCAGGGTCAGCACCTCGTATTCACGATCGCTCAAAAGCTCTCGATAATCGGTGGTGTCGGACTGCTCGTCCTCCTCGCTTTCCGGTTCCAGAGTGCGGGGGAAAACCGTGCCGCCGTTCATAACCTCATCGAGAGCTTCCCGAAGCTCGCCGGAGGTTAAATCCTTCTGAATAAAACCCTCTGCTCCGGCCGAAGTCACCCGGTAGACGTACTCCTCATCGTCATGGATGGTCAGTATTATAACTTTTATTTTGGGGCTTATCTCTTTTATCTTGTGGATGGCGTCGATACCATTCATCCTGGGCATGTTGAGATCGAGCAGAACCAGGTCGGGAAACTTATCCCGAACCTTAGACACGGCTTCCAGACCGTCCTCTGCCTCGCCAACCACATGATAATTATCAAAAAAATCCAGGAGCTTGCAAATTCCCTCTCTGACCAGCCTGTGATCATCCGCAATTAAAACCTCGTGCTTTTTCGCCATCATACTCATCCTTTCTTTTGGTTGAGGGGAATTTTGATGTTGATGCGCGTCCCTTTATTCCTGCCGGAAGATATCTTCAGCTCTCCATCGAGTAAATTGCATCTCTCCTGCATGCTTTTAATGCCGAATGATTTGCTTTTGGGACTGTCCCCGCTGTCAAAGCCAACTC is part of the Halarsenatibacter silvermanii genome and harbors:
- a CDS encoding response regulator; protein product: MAKKHEVLIADDHRLVREGICKLLDFFDNYHVVGEAEDGLEAVSKVRDKFPDLVLLDLNMPRMNGIDAIHKIKEISPKIKVIILTIHDDEEYVYRVTSAGAEGFIQKDLTSGELREALDEVMNGGTVFPRTLEPESEEDEQSDTTDYRELLSDREYEVLTLLARGMSNRRIAEELYISEKTVKNHVSNLLRKLDVNDRTQAVITALKKGLVTLS